A stretch of the Chelonia mydas isolate rCheMyd1 chromosome 5, rCheMyd1.pri.v2, whole genome shotgun sequence genome encodes the following:
- the TRMT10B gene encoding tRNA methyltransferase 10 homolog B isoform X5, giving the protein MMKHAEHDTEESDPVGGADRQWECDVAWQDDGGDRESICESFRLLQIDTGGDSPKDLPVGSEKWYSRNVLRKQRHWEKIVTAKKKKRKQEKERRKAKHAEDKGAAHQHSKRVLKEIAKERLLAAKEAAPWLCVDLSLTSHMTKKEISRLAAQIRRLYGSNKKAGKPFWICLTGFVAGSPISEECFRMNDGFSNYLMDTTPESYLDLFPLETIIYLTPDSENALQDIDPHRVYVLGGLVDESIQKKLTLQKAQEHSLQTARLPIAEYMVRNTNVKNYHSETLAINQVFDALSTYYETQSWPEALKAGVPPGKGYVLQDTAI; this is encoded by the exons ATGATGAAACATGCAGAGCATGACACAGAGGAGAGTGACCCTGTGGGGGGAGCAGATCGACAATGGGAATGCGACGTTGCCTGGCAGGATGATGGAGGGGACAGGGAAAGCATCTGTGAAAGCTTCCGGCTCCTGCAGATTGACACGGGCGGTGACAGCCCAAAGGACCTTCCTGTGGGGAGCGAGAAGTGGTACTCG AGGAATGTTTTGAGGAAACAGAGGCATTGGGAGAAAATAGTTACggcaaagaagaagaagagaaaacaggaaaaagagaggagaaaagctAAACATGCTGAAGATAAAG GTGCTGCTCACCAGCACAGCAAACGTGTTTTAAAAGAGATTGCCAAGGAGCGGCTTCTGGCGGCCAAAGAGGCAGCGCCTTGGCTGTGTGTAGATCTGAGTCTGACCAGCCACATGACGAAGAAG GAAATAAGTCGCCTTGCTGCTCAGATAAGGAGGCTGTATGGTTCCAACAAGAAAGCTGGAAAGCCCTTTTGGATTTGCCTTACTGGATTTGTGGCAGGCAGTCCTATTTCTGAAGAGTGCTTCCGAATGAATGATGGGTTTTCCAATTACCTC ATGGATACCACTCCAGAAAGTTATCTTGACCTATTTCCTTTAGAGACAATTATCTACCTCACTCCTGACTCAGAGAATG CTCTGCAGGACATCGACCCCCACAGAGTGTACGTCCTCGGCGGGCTCGTGGATGAAAGCATTCAGAAG AAACTGACCTTGCAGAAGGCACAGGAGCACTCCTTGCAGACAGCTCGGCTGCCCATTGCAGAGTACATGGTGAGGAACACCAATGTGAAGAACTATCATTCAGAGACGTTAGCAATCAATCAAG TCTTTGATGCCTTATCAACTTACTATGAGACCCAGAGCTGGCCAGAAGCGTTGAAAGCTGGAGTTCCTCCTGGAAAAGGCTATGTTCTCCAGGACACAGCTATATGA
- the TRMT10B gene encoding tRNA methyltransferase 10 homolog B isoform X4 — MMKHAEHDTEESDPVGGADRQWECDVAWQDDGGDRESICESFRLLQIDTGGDSPKDLPVGSEKWYSRNVLRKQRHWEKIVTAKKKKRKQEKERRKAKHAEDKGAAHQHSKRVLKEIAKERLLAAKEAAPWLCVDLSLTSHMTKKEISRLAAQIRRLYGSNKKAGKPFWICLTGFVAGSPISEECFRMNDGFSNYLMDTTPESYLDLFPLETIIYLTPDSENGWPHVRSVSFLALQDIDPHRVYVLGGLVDESIQKKLTLQKAQEHSLQTARLPIAEYMVRNTNVKNYHSETLAINQVFDALSTYYETQSWPEALKAGVPPGKGYVLQDTAI; from the exons ATGATGAAACATGCAGAGCATGACACAGAGGAGAGTGACCCTGTGGGGGGAGCAGATCGACAATGGGAATGCGACGTTGCCTGGCAGGATGATGGAGGGGACAGGGAAAGCATCTGTGAAAGCTTCCGGCTCCTGCAGATTGACACGGGCGGTGACAGCCCAAAGGACCTTCCTGTGGGGAGCGAGAAGTGGTACTCG AGGAATGTTTTGAGGAAACAGAGGCATTGGGAGAAAATAGTTACggcaaagaagaagaagagaaaacaggaaaaagagaggagaaaagctAAACATGCTGAAGATAAAG GTGCTGCTCACCAGCACAGCAAACGTGTTTTAAAAGAGATTGCCAAGGAGCGGCTTCTGGCGGCCAAAGAGGCAGCGCCTTGGCTGTGTGTAGATCTGAGTCTGACCAGCCACATGACGAAGAAG GAAATAAGTCGCCTTGCTGCTCAGATAAGGAGGCTGTATGGTTCCAACAAGAAAGCTGGAAAGCCCTTTTGGATTTGCCTTACTGGATTTGTGGCAGGCAGTCCTATTTCTGAAGAGTGCTTCCGAATGAATGATGGGTTTTCCAATTACCTC ATGGATACCACTCCAGAAAGTTATCTTGACCTATTTCCTTTAGAGACAATTATCTACCTCACTCCTGACTCAGAGAATG GGTGGCCACATGTGCGCTCTGTTTCCTTTCTAGCTCTGCAGGACATCGACCCCCACAGAGTGTACGTCCTCGGCGGGCTCGTGGATGAAAGCATTCAGAAG AAACTGACCTTGCAGAAGGCACAGGAGCACTCCTTGCAGACAGCTCGGCTGCCCATTGCAGAGTACATGGTGAGGAACACCAATGTGAAGAACTATCATTCAGAGACGTTAGCAATCAATCAAG TCTTTGATGCCTTATCAACTTACTATGAGACCCAGAGCTGGCCAGAAGCGTTGAAAGCTGGAGTTCCTCCTGGAAAAGGCTATGTTCTCCAGGACACAGCTATATGA
- the TRMT10B gene encoding tRNA methyltransferase 10 homolog B isoform X1 has protein sequence MQSMTQRRVTLWGEQIDNGNATLPGRMMEGTGKASVKASGSCRLTRAVTAQRTFLWGARSGTRYVQYKCSFGKFMTELDVNRNCHSAAILEKENICRGLILQPGSQRNVLRKQRHWEKIVTAKKKKRKQEKERRKAKHAEDKGAAHQHSKRVLKEIAKERLLAAKEAAPWLCVDLSLTSHMTKKEISRLAAQIRRLYGSNKKAGKPFWICLTGFVAGSPISEECFRMNDGFSNYLMDTTPESYLDLFPLETIIYLTPDSENGWPHVRSVSFLALQDIDPHRVYVLGGLVDESIQKKLTLQKAQEHSLQTARLPIAEYMVRNTNVKNYHSETLAINQVFDALSTYYETQSWPEALKAGVPPGKGYVLQDTAI, from the exons ATGCAGAGCATGACACAGAGGAGAGTGACCCTGTGGGGGGAGCAGATCGACAATGGGAATGCGACGTTGCCTGGCAGGATGATGGAGGGGACAGGGAAAGCATCTGTGAAAGCTTCCGGCTCCTGCAGATTGACACGGGCGGTGACAGCCCAAAGGACCTTCCTGTGGGGAGCGAGAAGTGGTACTCGGTACGTACAGTATAAg TGTTCCTTTGGTAAATTCATGACAGAGCTAGATGTAAACAGGAACTGTCACTCAGCAGCAAtcttggaaaaagaaaatatttgtagaGGCTTGATCTTGCAGCCTGGAAGTCAA AGGAATGTTTTGAGGAAACAGAGGCATTGGGAGAAAATAGTTACggcaaagaagaagaagagaaaacaggaaaaagagaggagaaaagctAAACATGCTGAAGATAAAG GTGCTGCTCACCAGCACAGCAAACGTGTTTTAAAAGAGATTGCCAAGGAGCGGCTTCTGGCGGCCAAAGAGGCAGCGCCTTGGCTGTGTGTAGATCTGAGTCTGACCAGCCACATGACGAAGAAG GAAATAAGTCGCCTTGCTGCTCAGATAAGGAGGCTGTATGGTTCCAACAAGAAAGCTGGAAAGCCCTTTTGGATTTGCCTTACTGGATTTGTGGCAGGCAGTCCTATTTCTGAAGAGTGCTTCCGAATGAATGATGGGTTTTCCAATTACCTC ATGGATACCACTCCAGAAAGTTATCTTGACCTATTTCCTTTAGAGACAATTATCTACCTCACTCCTGACTCAGAGAATG GGTGGCCACATGTGCGCTCTGTTTCCTTTCTAGCTCTGCAGGACATCGACCCCCACAGAGTGTACGTCCTCGGCGGGCTCGTGGATGAAAGCATTCAGAAG AAACTGACCTTGCAGAAGGCACAGGAGCACTCCTTGCAGACAGCTCGGCTGCCCATTGCAGAGTACATGGTGAGGAACACCAATGTGAAGAACTATCATTCAGAGACGTTAGCAATCAATCAAG TCTTTGATGCCTTATCAACTTACTATGAGACCCAGAGCTGGCCAGAAGCGTTGAAAGCTGGAGTTCCTCCTGGAAAAGGCTATGTTCTCCAGGACACAGCTATATGA
- the TRMT10B gene encoding tRNA methyltransferase 10 homolog B isoform X3, with product MQSMTQRRVTLWGEQIDNGNATLPGRMMEGTGKASVKASGSCRLTRAVTAQRTFLWGARSGTRYVQYKRNVLRKQRHWEKIVTAKKKKRKQEKERRKAKHAEDKGAAHQHSKRVLKEIAKERLLAAKEAAPWLCVDLSLTSHMTKKEISRLAAQIRRLYGSNKKAGKPFWICLTGFVAGSPISEECFRMNDGFSNYLMDTTPESYLDLFPLETIIYLTPDSENGWPHVRSVSFLALQDIDPHRVYVLGGLVDESIQKKLTLQKAQEHSLQTARLPIAEYMVRNTNVKNYHSETLAINQVFDALSTYYETQSWPEALKAGVPPGKGYVLQDTAI from the exons ATGCAGAGCATGACACAGAGGAGAGTGACCCTGTGGGGGGAGCAGATCGACAATGGGAATGCGACGTTGCCTGGCAGGATGATGGAGGGGACAGGGAAAGCATCTGTGAAAGCTTCCGGCTCCTGCAGATTGACACGGGCGGTGACAGCCCAAAGGACCTTCCTGTGGGGAGCGAGAAGTGGTACTCGGTACGTACAGTATAAg AGGAATGTTTTGAGGAAACAGAGGCATTGGGAGAAAATAGTTACggcaaagaagaagaagagaaaacaggaaaaagagaggagaaaagctAAACATGCTGAAGATAAAG GTGCTGCTCACCAGCACAGCAAACGTGTTTTAAAAGAGATTGCCAAGGAGCGGCTTCTGGCGGCCAAAGAGGCAGCGCCTTGGCTGTGTGTAGATCTGAGTCTGACCAGCCACATGACGAAGAAG GAAATAAGTCGCCTTGCTGCTCAGATAAGGAGGCTGTATGGTTCCAACAAGAAAGCTGGAAAGCCCTTTTGGATTTGCCTTACTGGATTTGTGGCAGGCAGTCCTATTTCTGAAGAGTGCTTCCGAATGAATGATGGGTTTTCCAATTACCTC ATGGATACCACTCCAGAAAGTTATCTTGACCTATTTCCTTTAGAGACAATTATCTACCTCACTCCTGACTCAGAGAATG GGTGGCCACATGTGCGCTCTGTTTCCTTTCTAGCTCTGCAGGACATCGACCCCCACAGAGTGTACGTCCTCGGCGGGCTCGTGGATGAAAGCATTCAGAAG AAACTGACCTTGCAGAAGGCACAGGAGCACTCCTTGCAGACAGCTCGGCTGCCCATTGCAGAGTACATGGTGAGGAACACCAATGTGAAGAACTATCATTCAGAGACGTTAGCAATCAATCAAG TCTTTGATGCCTTATCAACTTACTATGAGACCCAGAGCTGGCCAGAAGCGTTGAAAGCTGGAGTTCCTCCTGGAAAAGGCTATGTTCTCCAGGACACAGCTATATGA
- the TRMT10B gene encoding tRNA methyltransferase 10 homolog B isoform X2, with the protein MQSMTQRRVTLWGEQIDNGNATLPGRMMEGTGKASVKASGSCRLTRAVTAQRTFLWGARSGTRYVQYKCSFGKFMTELDVNRNCHSAAILEKENICRGLILQPGSQRNVLRKQRHWEKIVTAKKKKRKQEKERRKAKHAEDKGAAHQHSKRVLKEIAKERLLAAKEAAPWLCVDLSLTSHMTKKEISRLAAQIRRLYGSNKKAGKPFWICLTGFVAGSPISEECFRMNDGFSNYLMDTTPESYLDLFPLETIIYLTPDSENALQDIDPHRVYVLGGLVDESIQKKLTLQKAQEHSLQTARLPIAEYMVRNTNVKNYHSETLAINQVFDALSTYYETQSWPEALKAGVPPGKGYVLQDTAI; encoded by the exons ATGCAGAGCATGACACAGAGGAGAGTGACCCTGTGGGGGGAGCAGATCGACAATGGGAATGCGACGTTGCCTGGCAGGATGATGGAGGGGACAGGGAAAGCATCTGTGAAAGCTTCCGGCTCCTGCAGATTGACACGGGCGGTGACAGCCCAAAGGACCTTCCTGTGGGGAGCGAGAAGTGGTACTCGGTACGTACAGTATAAg TGTTCCTTTGGTAAATTCATGACAGAGCTAGATGTAAACAGGAACTGTCACTCAGCAGCAAtcttggaaaaagaaaatatttgtagaGGCTTGATCTTGCAGCCTGGAAGTCAA AGGAATGTTTTGAGGAAACAGAGGCATTGGGAGAAAATAGTTACggcaaagaagaagaagagaaaacaggaaaaagagaggagaaaagctAAACATGCTGAAGATAAAG GTGCTGCTCACCAGCACAGCAAACGTGTTTTAAAAGAGATTGCCAAGGAGCGGCTTCTGGCGGCCAAAGAGGCAGCGCCTTGGCTGTGTGTAGATCTGAGTCTGACCAGCCACATGACGAAGAAG GAAATAAGTCGCCTTGCTGCTCAGATAAGGAGGCTGTATGGTTCCAACAAGAAAGCTGGAAAGCCCTTTTGGATTTGCCTTACTGGATTTGTGGCAGGCAGTCCTATTTCTGAAGAGTGCTTCCGAATGAATGATGGGTTTTCCAATTACCTC ATGGATACCACTCCAGAAAGTTATCTTGACCTATTTCCTTTAGAGACAATTATCTACCTCACTCCTGACTCAGAGAATG CTCTGCAGGACATCGACCCCCACAGAGTGTACGTCCTCGGCGGGCTCGTGGATGAAAGCATTCAGAAG AAACTGACCTTGCAGAAGGCACAGGAGCACTCCTTGCAGACAGCTCGGCTGCCCATTGCAGAGTACATGGTGAGGAACACCAATGTGAAGAACTATCATTCAGAGACGTTAGCAATCAATCAAG TCTTTGATGCCTTATCAACTTACTATGAGACCCAGAGCTGGCCAGAAGCGTTGAAAGCTGGAGTTCCTCCTGGAAAAGGCTATGTTCTCCAGGACACAGCTATATGA
- the LOC102938437 gene encoding uncharacterized protein LOC102938437 yields the protein MKGPLLRLLLPRRASPRPLLVSGSLWGRAQMAAIRHAYSTQAGSTRRPTGRYPIPNKKDLPYDIVELMEEVEMKSGFLPNVFSVMSHRPAEFRAFFAYYNAIMNKERGRLSKADKELIVVATSVVNRCPYCVIAHGALHRIYSKKPALADQVVVNWKLADLSGREQAMLEFALAVSHSDNITEEHFQKLEAQGFDREDAWDIGMIASFFALSNRIAHFTDLRPNEEFYTMGRIPRDKEKAETP from the exons ATGAAGGGGCCGCTCCTGCGCCTGCTGCTGCCGCGCCGCGCCTCG cctCGGCCTCTCCTTGTGTCAGGGAGCCTGTGGGGAAGAGCGCAAATGGCAGCCATACGCCATGCATACAGTACGCAGGCAGGGAGCACCAGGAGGCCGACTGGGCGCTATCCAATACCCAACAAGAAGGACCTGCCGTACGATATAGTGGAGCTCATGGAAGAAGTCGAGATGAAG AGTGGATTTTTGCCCAACGTGTTCAGTGTGATGTCTCATCGGCCTGCGGAGTTCAGAGCGTTCTTCGCATATTACAATGCCATCATGAACAAAGAGAGAG GAAGACTCAGCAAGGCTGACAAAGAACTTATTGTTGTGGCTACAAGCGTTGTTAACAGATGTCCCTACTGTGTAATTGCACACGGTGCTTTACATCGGATATATTCTAAAAAGCCAGCTTTGGCTGATCAG GTTGTTGTGAATTGGAAACTGGCTGATCTAAGTGGTCGGGAGCAGGCAATGCTGGAGTTTGCTCTTGCAGTCAGTCACAGTGATAACATAACTGAAGAGCACTTCCAAAAGCTGGAGGCGCAGGGTTTTGACCGGGAAGATGCCTGGGACATAGGCATGATTGCCTCCTTTTTTGCCCTGTCTAATCGTATAGCTCACTTTACCGACCTGCGTCCAAACGAAGAATTCTACACCATGGGCAGAATACCTCGGGACAAGGAAAAGGCAGAAACTCCCTAA